In a single window of the Bacillus mycoides genome:
- the thiE gene encoding thiamine phosphate synthase — MSRITMDEMSRLLPVYFIMGSNNCTKEPLQVLRDALEGGITIFQLREKGEGALTGEKRIDFAKELQALCKEYGVPFIVNDDVELALELDADGVHVGQDDEGITSVREKMGDKIVGVSTHTIEEARWAIENGADYLGVGPIFPTSTKKDTKAVQGTEGLKYFREQEITIPIVGIGGITIENTASVIEAGADGVSVISAISLAESAYEGTKKLVEEVNKSL; from the coding sequence ATGTCGCGCATTACAATGGATGAAATGTCTAGGTTATTACCAGTATATTTTATTATGGGAAGTAACAATTGTACGAAGGAGCCACTACAAGTATTGAGAGATGCACTAGAAGGTGGTATAACAATTTTTCAACTTCGTGAAAAGGGAGAAGGGGCTTTAACGGGAGAGAAACGTATTGATTTTGCGAAAGAACTACAAGCGCTTTGCAAGGAGTACGGTGTACCATTCATCGTAAATGATGATGTGGAACTAGCCCTCGAGTTAGATGCAGATGGCGTGCATGTTGGACAAGATGATGAAGGAATTACTTCTGTTCGTGAAAAAATGGGTGATAAAATTGTTGGTGTATCTACACATACAATTGAAGAAGCACGCTGGGCGATTGAAAATGGAGCTGATTATTTAGGAGTCGGTCCAATTTTCCCGACGAGTACGAAAAAAGATACAAAAGCGGTTCAAGGAACGGAAGGTCTAAAGTATTTTAGGGAACAAGAGATTACAATACCGATCGTTGGGATTGGTGGGATTACAATTGAAAATACAGCTTCTGTTATAGAAGCGGGTGCGGATGGTGTTTCAGTTATTTCAGCGATTAGCTTAGCGGAATCTGCGTATGAAGGTACGAAGAAATTAGTTGAGGAAGTAAATAAGAGTTTGTAG
- the thiM gene encoding hydroxyethylthiazole kinase, producing the protein MNMKEISKVVDLVRESNPLVHNITNVVVTNFTANGLLALGASPVMAYAKEEVAEMASIAGALVLNMGTLRPEEVEAMLLAGKSANKNDVPVLFDPVGAGATSYRTEVARYIPAEIDLAVIRGNAAEIANVINEKWEIKGVDAGTGNGNVVNIAKQAADELNTVAIITGQEDVVTDGERTILIRNGHPILTKVTGTGCLLTSVIGAFVAVEKDYVKAAVAALTFYGVAAEVAASKTVENGPGSFQIEFLNQLANTTSDDIEKYGKIEVIQ; encoded by the coding sequence ATGAATATGAAAGAAATTAGTAAAGTAGTGGATTTGGTGAGAGAGTCTAATCCACTCGTGCATAATATTACAAATGTTGTTGTAACAAATTTTACAGCAAACGGTTTGTTAGCATTAGGAGCATCACCTGTAATGGCGTATGCAAAAGAAGAAGTAGCAGAAATGGCTAGCATTGCGGGAGCCCTTGTTTTAAATATGGGTACACTTCGTCCTGAAGAGGTAGAAGCGATGTTACTTGCTGGTAAATCAGCAAATAAGAATGATGTACCAGTATTGTTTGATCCAGTTGGGGCAGGAGCAACTTCTTATCGAACAGAAGTTGCGAGATATATTCCAGCTGAAATCGATTTAGCTGTTATCCGCGGAAATGCGGCTGAAATAGCTAACGTTATTAATGAGAAATGGGAAATTAAAGGTGTAGATGCTGGTACTGGAAACGGTAATGTTGTAAATATTGCAAAACAGGCAGCGGATGAATTAAATACAGTTGCGATAATTACTGGACAAGAAGATGTTGTTACAGATGGAGAGCGAACTATTCTTATTCGAAATGGCCATCCTATTTTAACGAAAGTTACTGGAACAGGTTGCTTACTAACTTCTGTAATAGGAGCATTTGTAGCGGTAGAAAAGGATTATGTAAAGGCAGCAGTAGCCGCATTAACATTCTATGGAGTAGCAGCAGAAGTAGCGGCTTCGAAAACAGTAGAGAATGGACCAGGAAGCTTTCAAATTGAATTTTTAAATCAGTTAGCGAATACAACTTCAGATGATATTGAGAAGTATGGAAAGATTGAGGTTATACAGTAA
- a CDS encoding anaerobic C4-dicarboxylate transporter family protein translates to MFWLQFLTLLLCIFIGARLGGVGLGVMGGVGMAILVFVFHLQPTAPPIDVMLMILAVITAAGALQAAGGMDYLVYLAEKALRKNPKRITFFAPIVTYLFTLCAGTGHVAYSVLPVIAEVSRESGIRPERPMSIAVIASQQAITASPISAATVALLAMLADYKITLLDILKVSIPSTFIACMVAAFVASKMGKELNEDPEYLKRLKEGMIPKLEEKKEFAGVKGAKLSVILFLVGTFLVVLLGSFEALRPGWMVDGKLARLSMPNTIEMVMLTIAALIIIFCKPNVESIVTGNVFKAGATAVVAIFGIAWMGDTFFNGNLNIIQGSIQHLVTSAPWLFAIALFILSILLYSQAATVRALVPLGLSLGIPPALLIAMFPAVNGYFFIPNYGTIVAAINFDRTGTTGIGKYVLNHSFMIPGLIATFTSIGIGMLLISIMF, encoded by the coding sequence ATGTTTTGGCTACAATTTCTTACGTTACTACTCTGCATTTTTATTGGTGCACGCTTAGGCGGAGTTGGTCTAGGAGTAATGGGTGGCGTTGGTATGGCAATACTTGTTTTCGTCTTCCACTTACAACCTACAGCTCCTCCTATTGATGTAATGCTTATGATTTTAGCAGTAATTACAGCTGCCGGTGCTTTGCAAGCTGCTGGAGGAATGGATTACCTTGTCTACCTTGCTGAGAAAGCATTACGAAAAAATCCAAAGCGTATTACATTTTTTGCTCCTATTGTTACTTATTTATTCACGCTATGCGCGGGAACTGGTCATGTCGCTTATTCTGTACTTCCCGTTATCGCCGAAGTATCTCGCGAATCAGGAATTAGACCTGAACGACCAATGTCAATTGCCGTTATCGCTTCCCAGCAGGCAATTACAGCTAGTCCAATATCGGCTGCAACAGTTGCACTTTTAGCAATGTTAGCCGACTATAAAATCACCTTGTTAGATATTTTAAAAGTCAGTATCCCTTCTACTTTTATTGCTTGTATGGTAGCTGCATTCGTTGCTAGTAAAATGGGAAAAGAATTAAATGAAGACCCTGAATACTTGAAGCGATTAAAAGAGGGAATGATCCCTAAACTTGAAGAGAAAAAAGAATTTGCGGGTGTAAAAGGCGCTAAATTATCAGTTATCCTTTTCCTAGTAGGAACTTTCCTTGTCGTACTTCTTGGTTCATTTGAAGCCCTTCGTCCGGGATGGATGGTTGACGGGAAGTTAGCTCGTCTTTCCATGCCAAACACAATTGAAATGGTCATGTTAACCATTGCTGCTCTCATTATTATTTTCTGTAAACCAAATGTGGAAAGCATTGTAACTGGTAACGTCTTTAAAGCAGGCGCAACAGCAGTTGTTGCTATTTTTGGTATCGCTTGGATGGGAGATACTTTCTTCAACGGAAACTTAAATATAATTCAAGGATCAATTCAACACTTAGTGACAAGTGCACCATGGCTATTTGCTATTGCACTATTCATTCTATCTATTTTACTGTATAGCCAAGCAGCAACAGTTCGTGCTTTAGTGCCACTCGGACTATCACTTGGTATTCCGCCGGCATTACTTATTGCGATGTTCCCTGCAGTAAATGGATATTTCTTCATTCCAAACTACGGGACAATCGTTGCTGCAATTAACTTTGACCGTACTGGTACAACAGGAATTGGTAAATATGTTTTAAATCATAGCTTTATGATTCCGGGCCTGATCGCAACCTTTACTTCTATCGGAATTGGAATGCTCTTAATTTCAATTATGTTTTAA
- a CDS encoding methyl-accepting chemotaxis protein — MEKYWHKLSFLQKNVLLTVLVILTLVGSMGALSFNMFQNSMMSIFERHSFETGDTVLHKLDAEIVRDVAKDPTAEREKREKLTEKLDESTEELNSVGQTYIVGAKENEKGELQIVDLSTDLANVVEVKPGDYYKQPDLWMKAYDKVMSTKKANMTVVYEDALGSWVTILEPIKDGEDNIVAIVAADVDASIVPITKGKFIIQGLMFICISVLIATVIQFLIVRNALAPLRDLREGLRKVGEGDLSIKLEERPDDIGIINAYFNNTIEKFKGIIDKVKQTAEQVSSSSKELSVSTKENSMAVQEIVSSMVELRAGAQSQETSVPQYLGIVYEMEDKMEEITNAAKQMAKESEGIEHHSEKGNGVIKQAINQMNIIQNAVQDLSSIIYSLEARSKEISDIVTEITGISNQTNSLALHATIEASRAEETGEGFAVVADEVRKLAEQTEASAKDIAKLIGETQAGTEEAVVSMQKASKEVESGIKLVESSGAFFEKISKSAQTVTNQVRAVSSNSSDILQNSQNIVRVVNELSLIANKYANSSSNVQESMKEQEMSVQDIAELASSLSWLSQELQELIGEFKS; from the coding sequence ATGGAAAAGTATTGGCACAAGCTATCATTTCTTCAAAAAAATGTATTGTTAACTGTATTAGTTATTTTGACGCTTGTTGGTAGTATGGGGGCGTTAAGTTTTAACATGTTTCAAAATAGTATGATGTCTATATTTGAAAGGCATTCTTTTGAAACAGGAGATACGGTATTACATAAATTAGACGCAGAAATAGTGAGAGATGTTGCAAAAGATCCAACGGCAGAAAGAGAAAAGAGAGAGAAGTTAACAGAGAAATTAGATGAATCAACGGAAGAATTGAACAGTGTTGGACAAACGTATATTGTTGGAGCAAAAGAAAATGAAAAAGGTGAGTTACAAATCGTCGACTTGTCTACAGACTTAGCAAATGTTGTTGAAGTAAAGCCGGGGGACTATTATAAACAACCAGATCTTTGGATGAAAGCATATGATAAGGTAATGAGCACGAAAAAAGCAAACATGACAGTAGTATATGAAGACGCATTAGGATCATGGGTAACGATATTAGAGCCAATTAAAGATGGAGAAGATAATATTGTGGCAATTGTTGCAGCCGATGTAGATGCCTCTATTGTTCCTATTACAAAGGGAAAATTCATTATACAAGGTTTAATGTTTATTTGTATTTCTGTTTTAATTGCAACTGTTATTCAATTCTTAATCGTACGTAACGCACTTGCTCCATTGCGGGATTTACGTGAAGGGTTGCGCAAAGTCGGTGAAGGTGATTTAAGTATTAAATTAGAGGAAAGACCAGATGATATTGGTATTATTAATGCGTATTTTAATAATACCATCGAGAAGTTTAAAGGAATTATAGATAAAGTGAAGCAGACAGCAGAACAGGTTTCCTCATCTTCAAAAGAATTGTCAGTGAGTACGAAAGAGAATAGCATGGCAGTTCAAGAAATCGTAAGTTCTATGGTTGAGTTAAGAGCTGGCGCCCAGTCACAAGAAACTTCAGTACCACAGTATTTAGGTATTGTATATGAAATGGAAGATAAGATGGAAGAGATAACGAATGCTGCAAAACAAATGGCGAAAGAGTCTGAAGGTATAGAGCATCATTCAGAAAAAGGAAATGGTGTTATTAAACAGGCGATTAATCAAATGAACATAATACAAAATGCAGTACAAGATTTATCTTCTATTATTTATTCTTTGGAAGCAAGATCAAAAGAAATTAGTGATATTGTAACTGAAATTACAGGTATTTCAAATCAAACTAATTCGCTAGCTTTACATGCTACTATTGAAGCTTCACGTGCTGAGGAAACTGGAGAGGGATTTGCCGTTGTTGCTGATGAAGTGCGTAAATTAGCAGAGCAGACGGAAGCATCAGCAAAAGATATAGCAAAATTAATTGGGGAAACACAAGCTGGAACGGAAGAAGCTGTTGTTTCAATGCAAAAAGCTTCAAAAGAAGTAGAATCAGGAATTAAACTTGTTGAAAGTAGTGGTGCTTTCTTTGAAAAAATTTCGAAATCAGCACAAACTGTTACCAATCAAGTTAGAGCTGTTTCTAGCAATTCAAGTGATATATTGCAAAATAGCCAAAATATTGTTCGTGTTGTAAATGAACTATCACTTATCGCAAATAAGTATGCGAATAGTAGTAGTAATGTTCAAGAAAGTATGAAAGAACAGGAGATGTCTGTACAAGATATTGCTGAATTAGCTAGTTCTTTAAGTTGGCTTTCACAGGAGTTACAAGAGTTAATTGGGGAATTCAAAAGTTAA